Below is a window of Oryza brachyantha chromosome 10, ObraRS2, whole genome shotgun sequence DNA.
tttgttaggttataataataaaaaaattaaattgtttaatatattaatattaaaaatattttaatatatttaaaaaactaataattattttaaaaatatactgcaTAAATCAGTGCTTCTCTTGATGTGATCTACCTATTAGGGGCAGAAATATTTAAATCGTCATTACATAAAGGAAGTAAAAATGCATTCCAAAATTGAAACCTTACTCCTCaggagatttgctccggtccaacaaaaagtaacaaaaggtaacttgaggtaccggtacctcgcggtaccaaatcgtttctgatagttagatctaacagtgcacatcctactcagagttagatccaatggtgggaaacgatttggtacctacctcgaggtactttttgttagaccggaAATCTCTAAGAAAAATGTAGCTACTACTCCATATTTGTTAATCAATTTGCATCATCGAATAAATTTGCACATAGATAAGAATGACATTTTTTACTCGTTTATTAACTATAGTTAATCTCAGGGCTATATCATCTTGTTaagaatattaattatgtgatCTGAATTTAACTGGAATTATATTCGGATCAGTTTTCTCTCCATCATTTCCAAATAGCCCCCCACCTCGCACCGGCTCGGACACGGGAGCGAGCAAGCATTGAGGCGACCAAGCCGGAGGCCTGGGGCTTCCGCTCCAAGCACCAACGTTGTGGTGTCATGGGCACGGGAGCGAGCGCTACGTTGAGGCGGATGCCGGATGCTCGGGTTGGGGAGCGTGGTGGCTCGCGTTTGATGGATAGATGGCGGGGGTCGGCCAGCAAATCCTCTATAGGGGTCGGTGCCTTGTGCGGCTATGTAAGCTGACGTTGGCAGGTTGCACCAGTGGCGACTTGGTGAGCAAATCCTCTATAGGGGTCGGTGCCTTGTGCGGCTATGTAAGCTGACGTTGGCAGGTTGCACCAGTGGCGACTTGGTGTGGTCCTACCGTGGCATTGCCTGCCCCGCCCTGGACAAGAAGCATGGCAGTGGCGACAGAGGACTGGAGCGATGCGATGCGGCACCCGGCTTAAAGATGGCAACGAGGACTCACGCCCGgagacccgatgggtatttattttatcaggATATGagtatgaactaaatatatcatatatgggTAAATAATTAGGCTAATACCTCCACCCAACAGGTACGTGGGTATGGAACCTTTATATGAtccccatacccgtttacTAGGTAATAAATATGCGCAATTAAGTTCAAATGCATGTCTTGAcccaatatcaaattagcACGGtccaattaaccaaaaccctaTCTCTTTTCAATCACACTGTATGAACGTGTGATGTCTTAAATATCTAATATTTACtgtaatatactatatattcTCCATATGTGATGCAAGATAGTCtttattttgacttttgagCTTTATCGTTAGTTTTAGCTGCTTAACATTTGGTAGTTGAAAGCATTATATTGCTTTCTATGCATCACCATGATATCGATTGTGTGCCTGTTCATCTAATTTTAACCTCTTCTCTTTACATATGACATTCTCTTTCTGATCCTTGTTAATTTTATGTGTGCAAACCTTAACTGATGAAGATGCAAGATCCCTTTGAAAATATAGTTGTGGATAGTTACTGATTGGTACAAAAGAAGGCCTCGAGGAACTTCATTGTGTAGTATAGTGGATTTAATAATTGCAAACTCTCTGAACAACTTGAACCTAGTGGTTATTAAAAGATTGAATGTTTTGATCCTTTTTCCATAGTTCCCTTGGGTAAGTAAAGGAATTATGTTATTTCAACATATGGGTGCTTATTTGTTTGGAAGGTTTTTCTGTCCAAACAGTGTAAACCGAGTCTATTGCTGCCAACACTTAGTTGGTCTTCTGTCTGCAGTTGCCAGTGTTAAAAATTAGGCAAAACTATGTCAAATTTGAGCTgaatttagtttaaattttagtacaatttgttaatttaatcaaacttcagtcaaatatcaaacaattttgtctcaaatattaaacataaatcaaatatttacaaGGTAGGATCAAATATGTAGGGTAAAAACGTCCATTAATGACTCATTTAACACTGTTATGCTCACTTAACGGATTAGAATCAGCCGAccgctttaaatttaaaaaccgGGGTCAAAActgcaaagtgaaaaaaaatcaaatctgtAATTAGctcttaaaataaaatcagtTATACAATAGCCCTACGAGTTAATAGGCTGGGAGTTAAAGCTCAATGCTAAAAACATGCCCGAAGCAAAGCCAATCCCTGCACCAAGCCACCAATCATGAAGTAATATCTAGTGCCCATAATTTCAACTGACAAATTCCAAATTTTTAGGTGCCTCATCAATAGTAAGAGcgtttttttgttgttttgaatGGATATCATGCTCAACTACTCCTTCCACTACATTATCTGACTCCTCAGTTGTATTGCTCTCTCCAAGTCACCGGAGCCACTGGTCTTATGTTCCACCATCCAAATCAACTGATCAAACCAACGTCGAGTGACAACAAGCAAACCGGTGCTAATTGATGTCTTCTGTCTTCTAGAGTCCTTGCCCAAGCACTAGAAGACCAGTTTCAACTTTTTAGTCTGCCTCATCTTCTTGCAATTGTGGAAGGAGCATAACGACATGGTCTTTGACTCGACGTTGTCTTCAGTCCAAAAGGTGGTAAAGTCCGTTGTTTTAGAGGGCCAAATGTGGTCGACAGCCAGCGTCACTTTCTTTGGGGGCCTCTTAGGAGTATACTCTGGTCTCGTCTCCCTCCCATTCTCACGGAGTGTGTCTCTGTTTTGGGTCCCCGCTTTAGGCCTATCTAGCTTATTATGTCTtgttgtttaaattttttctgcTAATTTATTGGCGTGCAAGTCTTTTACATGTTGGAGAGAAAATTGCTAAATAGTGAAGATATAAATCAGGGAGAAGTAGAGGTTGGACACTTGGAGAGAAGCCGGAGGAGATGGAAGACCGTAGACCAGTTCATCAGTTCATGAGTTCATCAGTTCATGGATGCCCCAATTGTGGTCGCTGCTACCTCTTATAATGAATCTCTCCAACTTGGGCACTAAATGATCAAGTCTTGTCCACGGTCAACAGTGTACCCATCGAGGAAGGTTGTTAATCGgtgaaatttttattaattttatatatccacttttgtaaatatttttaaataaaattaataacaaaataattcatTAATCGGTAGGAAAAACCTAATTTGGACTACTTAATGGAGGTGAGATTCCATTCGTATACCTTTCCTAAGTGAGCCATAAGAATCATATCTGGCCAGGGAGCCAAATTGGACTTTTTCCTACCTGGATATGGGGTACCTGGGCCCTTGGGAAATGGGGGCACATAGTGGCGGTTTTCATGAGACAGTGGTTCTACACTCGTCTGTAAGACTCTGTTCTTCACTTGACACGTGCGAGGTTACAAATCTCACAGCAAACGTAATAATATTTGAGGATAGATAAAGCTTTGATTTTTTACTATAACTGAACACGTGTTAAGCAGGAGCTCAAGTCTTTTTGCATGAGCGAAGGACTACGGTCCCATGAAATTTCTTTTCCGGCGGTACTGCTCGCCCACAATCCCCAGGGCATCCCTGCTCCTTAACACTGCAAACCTTTAGCTAACTTGGTGTTAGTTAGACAAAGCGCTAACCAATTCTTTTGATCATAATAATATTACAATTCCCCTCTACGGCGTATAAGTTTATCATAATCCAAATCAACATGGTAGCTAACATGTGCACAGATGAACACTccttccattttaaaatagaaaacattgttttgtttttcatttggataagggtttagaatatattttgtacaaaataaaattgatattattatatttgtattcacaaatatttcttactattatattttgtgGCACATAACTctctcttcatatttttttaacttttatgtttatgaaatattcattttattcattttttaataattattacttattttgttataatttaattattattacagaaactttaaatataacttataattttacattttaaataaaatttttaaataaagtgaacggtaaatatagatttagaTATCAatggcgtcatataaaaacattCTAGGAGCACTAATCTATTAATGTTTGGTAAAAGCCTTATCAAACTAAAATCATCTaatctaaggtggtgtttgggacaagagacttatttttagtccttgtcacatcaaatgtttggacgcttattataaatagtaaacgttgactattaataaaacctatTTATAATCTTTGGGCTAATtcgtctatgtgatgctatagtaaacatgttctaattatggattaattaggcttaaaaattcgtctcgtggattaccactcatttatgaaattagttttttttattaatctatgtttaatacttcaaattagtgtccaaacattcgatatgacatggggctaaagttaaacaacccctaaagtCTTCGAGAGTGCTGGGAattgaggccttgtttagtttccaaattttttttcgaaaaacatcacatcgaatctttggacacctaaataaagcattaaatatagataaaccaaaaaactaattgtacagttacggaagaaatcttgagacgaatcttttgagcctaattagtccatgattagccataaatgctacagtaaccaacatgtgctaataatgtattaattaggctcaaaagattcgtctcgcggtttctaggttagccgtgaaattcgcatttttatctatatcaaAAATCCTTTCTACATTCAGTCAAATATTCGCCGGatctggcggcggcgtggctcCCTATCGGCGTGGatccgacggcggcgtggccgaGGTGGATCTCGGGCGTCGGCACCGTCGTCCTCCCTCTCCGCGCGGAtccagcggcggcgtggcTCCCTCTCCGCGCagatccggcggcggcgtggccgaGGCGGAcctcgggcggcggcgcggcctcgCCGCAGGGAGGCGGCGTGGCTCCCTCTTGGCTCGGATCCGGCAGCGGCGTGGCTCCCTATCGGTGTggatccggcggcggcgtggccgaTGTGGACctcagggcggcggcgcggcgaggagctcGGGGGGTGGCGCGACTTCGCTGGTACGAGCTCGGAGCAACGGTGCGGCCCACAAAGGTACGCTCTAATCTTACATCCATCTTCTTTGTCTCTCTCACCCGTCCATCTTCCTTGACATGGAGAAGAATTCCTATCTCAAGGGATTGGAAGCACTTGGCCCGTTGAAGGTCTTCCGTGCCGACCTGGACGAAGAAGGCAGCTTGGATGCGGCGTCAATGGTTGCAACTACGCCTTCCTCGTCGCCACTCCGGTGAACCTCCAGTTAGAGAATCCGGAGGTTGATAGCTACTAGCCATTTCCCACTGCTCTTGGTTTTTGCTATGACAGAGCTGCTTTTTAGTTTGCTgagttaaataaaaatatgtttgcaGCGCTCGGTGCTGTTATTCTTGATCAGTAACTATCAGGTAAGCAGTCATGTTGCCAAGACTGAAGGCCAGATACATGCATCTCTTTTAGCTATTTCCATTTCCTTCCTCCTATTGTATTGTGCACTTGTTGATATGCTACTAATTGTGTTTCAGGCAATTATAATCTGCACCGCATACATTATGTTGTTTGCTACTCCGAAGCCTCGTGTCAGCCTTCTAAGTAGGTTTCCTGGCCTTACTGACTTTGTTGAAGCATACTACcacatcacattttttttttgcgttcATTTTGGATATTCAGAACATGTTCACATTTtccaccttttttttgttaaccCATCATTTGTGCTATGTAGGATGCATATCGTACATCATGAAACCTATAGTAATCCACTTGTTAGCATTAAGAGCCAATAGCATTTTTAAAGTGGAAGTGGTCTCATCTGGCATGCATCATGTCACTGGGACAAAGTGGTAATGTGATTTCGTTCAACAAACAATGTCTTTGATTTCTGAGGGAACTTTGCATACATTTTGTCCTCGGAGCTATATAAGCTTGCGATGCATTATCTCATTGTCATGCAAGTAATATACATTTGATTGTTAGGACATGGGGTTTATTCTTTGATCCTGTTGGATCAATCTGACGAAAACCAACCACTATTGCACAAATATAGTTCCTGTAATATCCCCTTTCCCTTTTCGtcagttttaattttaaattagtaaaTCATCTTAATTCCACCCACAATAGAATTATACATctcttttaactttaaattagtaaatCATCTTAATTACCCCCTGTACAATTATGCCGCCCGATTTTCACTTATGGTTGATTCCCCACTGCAATCAGTTCCATCTCTTGTGATTACACAGGTTCATAATGGTGATTTGCTGGAGCATTTTGTCTGTTTGTTGTACAGTGGCGATACTTCGATAAGAATCATGAATGTTTACagtgcaaataaaaaagtattaGTGCAATCAATAGCTGGATCATATTTTTGGGGGACTGTCTTGTTTAAATGTTGAGATAGCAAGCCTGAGCAAGGTCAGGTATCATTTTTGGGCAAACTACTGTACCACTGCAGCCAAAATTCTTGTCTCATGCGATATAACTGACATGGCCTTGGCATGCATTGCCTGTAGGGGTGGTTTCTTTTCCTGCTCTGTTTGGTTGCAATGTTCATGTGAGGATTGGTCCGAGGATCTGATTGGGAACCCTCGACCTCAAGCTTGGCATGAACCATACATGGTGGGTGGAGCCATCCATATGAATGATCCAGTTATCCAGGCAAGTACTAATGTATTGTAAAGCATCTATCAGTGCCCTTCAGTTTTTTGCTATTCACTTAccatgtctagatttatttgtttatgttaCTCTATTCAATATTCGATACACAGGGTAGTATGTGGGTGGTAACCATGTTGGAGTCAGATGATTTACCGCtgtagtactacctccattccgTATTATAGCTGTCTTTAGCATTGACCCGCGTAAAAACTACTGCAGAAAGTAGAAACACAATGAGCTGGAGTACTATGAAAGTGGACACGGTGAAGCGCGTGATCATAACATTGTCGGGCTCAGCCATCAGCAGAAGGCCATTGCAAGGAGACGGCCATGTCCTGGTCTGACGTCAACTACCTGACAAGAGAGAAGCCACCATCTTGGGTATCTTTCGGGTCTCCCTCTGGGCGACTCAGCCATACATATTTGACTGAGCTAGATCTCATTTGTGTTTGCAGGCTTATGGAGTCTTCAAGGTGCTTTTGGAGAAGACAGCATGAAAATTCGTGGAGGAGAACGACACCTGATCATCGTGATCCCGATGTTCACCCTGGGTGCAGCGCCGACACCGATGACCAGTACATGCATCCCAACTACGCTCTCCTTGTTATCCGGTGAGAGGGATGCATCTAATTATCCGCAGGGAGGAGCTCGGGCGGCGGTTTATGctgcatgatttttttgggCTCTGGTTTATTcttattcttttataaatcTGGATTACATAAAGTAAATCAGATGATATAGCTGCATTTCTAAAATGCACATGATGCTCATACTTTAGTTAGATTTAGTGACTATCTTAGAGGAATTAATCTACATTTTTAGATGGAACAATATTAACTTACATTACTTGAAAGCTAATTCACGTGACTCACTTTTAGTTGCAGAAATCACAAATATTACCATGGGATTGGAAGGCCTCATTTTTAATACTCTTGACCTGGGTGAATTAATCTACATTTTTAGATGGAACAATATTAACTTACATTACTTGAAAGCTAATTCACGTGGCCCACTTTTAGTTGCAGAAATCACAAATATTACCATGGGCATTGTTATACTAGATTGGAAGGCCTTATTGCCTCTCGATCAAATTATAAGTGTGAATACAGGTAGAGTATTTTAGCAAGGCTTTCGCTCTCAaattaagtatatatgtatcctATAATCAATTGAGGATCCTGTTGGTTAATTGGTAAGTGTGGTGGTGAACCTAGATCAGATACATGTATACTTTGGCACTagtgttattatttttttcttttaggacATATATGCGCTTTTACTGGCTTATAGGAAGTCAgtatgtatttgttttttatggtcAAGCGCTTATTTTCAGGTATATATTAATAAGTGTTTCGAGAGTATAGACTCTGCCCCATCTCATTTTCCTGGATTCTTTCGTTCTATAGATTTACTCAGTTCTCACTAAAATACTATGtattaaatatgaaatattagtctctatatacatttatgttttaaaggGTAGTATAGACATCTATGCCATCAACTACAGTAGAAATGTGATTTAGAAAAGCAGTCATGGATGTTCAGTGAGTAAGATAAAAGTGAATATATGAAATCCTCTTCAGAAACTTCTTTCTATGAATCATTTGTGCTTCCACTGCTCCTAAACCTGCGGTGGTTAGTGTCACCATAGGTTTGCTGCCCTACTATTTTGTTATAGACTGGAcacacttttttcttttgtaatgtTGATTTCTGTTTACTTATGCATGTAGGTTAACCAGGATATCAATTTCTCCTTTCCTGTTAAATCAGTACATGACCTATGTATTCCTACTGGAACtatcaagaaaaatatgggATGTGTGCATTGCTGCTTATATTTCAATGGTTACTGTAAAATCTACTACAACATTTTGTGAGCCCATGATTTGTGcaataaaattagataagAATCAGAGAAACTTAAATAAGATCAGTGGTCTTTCCGCTGCTTATTTTTACACCACACCGGACCGCTATAGAACAATGGTCGCAGCGTGATATAGTTATCAATTGAATTTGATTAGAATAGTGCtcttttgatattttattggCCATTCTGACGAGGGGTCCaagttttgtatattttctACTTTGTTAATTGTCACTTGTCATTTATTCTCCACTTATGCAGCAGGGTTGATCAAGATTTGATGTTCATTGGTTGTGCCTGGTGTTCATTTGTGATGTTGGATGAATTATTCAATTTCCATTACTGATCTGGAGAACATTGTAGGGCACACGTTTATAGTTTACTTTATGGAATCAATCTTTGCcgattatgaaaatattactaTGTAATCACGATGTACTGAATTTTCCTGTAGCTTGGCTGAGGAAGCAAGTTCGCATGTCACTATATATGAGAATGCAAGTTCGAATAATTTGTGCCTTTCATCTCTGCATGAGAAAGAAAGTTATGTAGGCTATGATATATTCCTGTAGCTTGGCAGAGGAAGCGTGACAAGATAATCCCTAAAGGCTATCGATGAATGCTTCAGTCATGCAGGTCATTCTTTGGATCGAGGGGAATTGAGGAATTAACATAGGCCATGAGACAAGCACCTCACATTCTTTTTTTCGCAACAATTACATGTACTAATCTGGAGGTCATCTTGTAATCCTAGCAAACTTTTATGGCCAACCACTAttacatttatatttgtaaatgttgTTCACAcggttatatatatgtgacaGATAGCGATCAACCTGAGTAATGCTACAAgtctacttaaaaaaaaagaggtgaTCATTTTACTATTGTAACTGTAGACCGGATGGTAGCGCATGCATTCCACGTGAAATGGAGCTCCCTCTGAATTTTTCACTGGTGTGGCCGTCTCCGTTGCTCGACACGCACATGCTGGTTTTTTGCTGTGTTTTTTTACTGCGTGCTTGCTGTTTGCCATCCGAGGGAGATAGAGGCTTGCCTTGCACTGTTACGcggcttgcttgcttgcatttcgcaaaaatttttgctagggtcacatcgaacgtttgactgCGTATCGGAaggaatggaaaaacaaattttagattccgacTGAAAACCAtaggacgaatcttttgagtctaattaattcgttattagcacatgtggttactgtagcacttatgactgttctagttaggcttaaaagattcgtctcatgatttctcatgtaattgtgtaattagttctcatgtttgtatatatttaatattttatttagatgtataAAGATTGtctgatgtttttggaaaaaaatttatgaactaaacaaggcctatgACTATTCAATGCGGGTTCTGCAGAGTGACATGGGATGTACTTTCCCAGGCTATGCATTCGTCCCTGAACTTGTCCTTTACTATTTTTCTTCCGTTGACGGGTGGGCCACTGTGGTGCTGCAGCGAACGTGGTCCACGGTTTTGCTCATGTCTTCCCATGTACTGTCCGATACTGCTTCGTGCTATTTCTTTTCCTGCGCTATGTCTGTGATGGTGTCTGTTGCCATGTCGGTCCGCTTCCcttcttcctctattttttctgTGAGCTGAGATGGTGCAGGCATGGTCTCGAGTGGCACATTTGCCATCGCTCTCCTGCCCTCTGTGGGGGCCACAGTCCTAGCCTAAAGACCATAGTGATATAATACTGAGATAAACACAGGGTTCCCTCGATAGTTCCGTCGGCTGCAAGTCCTCTTAGCCAAATATTTTTGCGTCGATGACCAGTGGACCCCCTTTCATATTTCTCCCTTCTTTTTTGGTGCACCTAGCATTTGCCCCTCGTATATTTGGACATGGGTGAtaattagggggtgtttagctCGGAAATGAAAGTGGGGTGCTTAGCtcggaaatgaaaatttttatgtgtcacatcagatgtctGACCgaatatcggaaggggttttcggatacgaatgaaaaaaaataaatttcacggctcgctagaaaccacgagacaaatcttttgagccaaattaatcctcattagcgcatgtggttAATTCAAATAGACCAAACTTAATTCAGAGCTCAAAAGCCAAGTCGCACGAGTTTTGTCAAATTTCAATAAACACACCGAAAATTTTAGATGGCCTGGCCCATGAAGCCATCATGCCCAACATATGTTATGAAGGAGAGTGATGTAACGAACCcatttctaagaatttttGGAGGTAGGATGAAACGAATCCATTTTCTTAGGATGTTTAGTTTGGGATGAGTTAAAAGGGACGAGGGACATGTGGAATGGAATCATCCCGAAAGGAAATA
It encodes the following:
- the LOC121055552 gene encoding uncharacterized protein LOC121055552, encoding MGQIFAGSGGGVAPYRRGSDGGVAEVDLGRRHRRPPSPRGSSGGVAPSPRRSGGGVAEADLGRRRGLAAGRRRGSLLARIRQRRGSLSVWIRRRRGRCGPQGGGAARSSGGGATSLVRARSNGAAHKGIGSTWPVEGLPCRPGRRRQLGCGVNGCNYAFLVATPVNLQLENPERSVLLFLISNYQAIIICTAYIMLFATPKPRVSLLSS